A window of the Zeugodacus cucurbitae isolate PBARC_wt_2022May chromosome 4, idZeuCucr1.2, whole genome shotgun sequence genome harbors these coding sequences:
- the Galk2_2 gene encoding N-acetylgalactosamine kinase isoform X2 yields the protein MAIDQCILLAVGHNAENSFLQLRNVETKRYENFKCDLNALSIDLPQTGGPKWYNYYLCGVKGIYEQIQQENNNEPLRPIGMNIALSGNIPPASGLSSSSALVSAAVLATAYVHQLPLERKQLAAISARCERYIGTQGGGMDQAIAYLAKAGCAQFIEFHPELNATPIQLPAGVCFIVANSLAAKNKAASSDFNERVVECRLAARIIAKHMQFSNWRGMLRFVQLQEALHCTLGELEKLVLKWLPKDIYTREELCTRELEVGAEEFEREFLTVNTRHMTQFKLKQRALHVIQESLRVAKFREICERQHTNKPHYICNGVNGKSNGNGINDATKHFTLLSQLMRQSHQSLKELYECSHTYLDRLIGLSDEAGVGARLTGAGWGGCVVACCDSLESSKQYIEMLKAQYFKLLPQELLERYGANDFDDVVFATFPGNGAEIFKLNCAAC from the exons ATGGCAATTGATCAGTGCATTCTGTTGGCGGTCGGACACAATGCGGAAAACTCATTTCTACAACTGCGTAACGTGGAAACAAAGCGTTATGAGAACTTTAAATGCGATTTGAACGCGCTCAG CATTGACTTGCCGCAAACTGGTGGACCGAAATGGTATAATTACTATCTGTGCGGTGTGAAGGGCATCTACGAGCAAATCCAACAGGAGAACAACAATGAACCGCTACGGCCCATCGGCATGAATATCGCGTTGAGTGGCAACATACCGCCCGCTTCCGGTTTGAGCAGCTCCAGCGCGCTGGTGAGTGCCGCTGTGTTGGCTACTGCCTACGTGCACCAGCTGCCCTTGGAACGCAAACAGTTGGCCGCCATATCGGCGCGTTGCGAACGCTACATTGGCACACAGGGTGGCGGCATGGATCAGGCCATCGCCTACCTGGCCAAAGCTGGTTGCGCACAATTCATTGAATTCCATCCCGAGCTGAATGCCACACCCATACAGCTACCGGCTGGTGTGTGCTTTATTGTGGCCAACAGTTTGGCGGCAAAGAACAAAGCGGCCTCGTCGGATTTCAATGAACGCGTAGTGGAATGCCGGCTGGCTGCGCGCATTATTGCCAAGCATATGCAGTTCAGCAACTGGCGTGGCATGCTACGCTTTGTGCAGTTGCAAGAGGCGCTGCACTGCACGCTCGGCGAACTGGAAAAACTAGTGTTGAAATGGCTGCCAAAGGATATTTACACGCGCGAAGAGCTGTGTACGCGCGAGTTGGAGGTCGGCGCTGAGGAATTCGAGAGGGAATTTCTCACAGTCAACACGCGGCACATGACACAATTCAAGCTGAAACAACGCGCCCTACATGTCATACAAG AGTCACTGCGTGTGGCGAAATTTCGCGAAATATGCGAGCGCCAACACACCAACAAACCGCATTACATCTGCAATGGCGTGAACGGAAAGTCAAATGGCAACGGCATTAATGATGCCACAAAGCACTTTACGCTGCTGTCACAATTGATGCGTCAATCACACCAAAGTCTTAAGGAGCTCTACGAGTGCTCGCACACCTATCTGGATCGTTTGATTGGCTTATCCGATGAGGCGGGTGTGGGCGCTAGGCTCACCGGTGCAGG TTGGGGTGGCTGCGTTGTCGCCTGCTGTGACTCTCTGGAATCGTCAAAGCAATACATAGAAATGCTTAAAGCCCAGTACTTTAAGCTGCTGCCACAGGAGTTACTCGAGCGGTATGGTGCTAATGATTTCGATGATGTGGTGTTCGCGACATTTCCGGGAAACGGCGCAGAAATCTTTAAACTCAATTGTGCGGCTTGTTAA
- the Galk2_2 gene encoding N-acetylgalactosamine kinase isoform X1, whose translation MSASVESAIYMSHLELRSDHKLYSRLRELYDFYRNQFGDEPEFFVRMPGRVNIIGEHVDYCGYPVLPMAIDQCILLAVGHNAENSFLQLRNVETKRYENFKCDLNALSIDLPQTGGPKWYNYYLCGVKGIYEQIQQENNNEPLRPIGMNIALSGNIPPASGLSSSSALVSAAVLATAYVHQLPLERKQLAAISARCERYIGTQGGGMDQAIAYLAKAGCAQFIEFHPELNATPIQLPAGVCFIVANSLAAKNKAASSDFNERVVECRLAARIIAKHMQFSNWRGMLRFVQLQEALHCTLGELEKLVLKWLPKDIYTREELCTRELEVGAEEFEREFLTVNTRHMTQFKLKQRALHVIQESLRVAKFREICERQHTNKPHYICNGVNGKSNGNGINDATKHFTLLSQLMRQSHQSLKELYECSHTYLDRLIGLSDEAGVGARLTGAGWGGCVVACCDSLESSKQYIEMLKAQYFKLLPQELLERYGANDFDDVVFATFPGNGAEIFKLNCAAC comes from the exons ATGTCGGCTAGTGTGGAGAGCGCCATCTATATGTCACATTTGGAGCTACGCTCGGACCATAAGCTTTATTCACGTTTACGCGAGCTTTACGATTTCTATCGCAATCAGTTCGGTGATGAACCGGAGTTCTTTGTCCGCATGCCTGGACG CGTCAACATAATCGGCGAGCATGTGGACTATTGTGGCTACCCCGTCTTACCAATGGCAATTGATCAGTGCATTCTGTTGGCGGTCGGACACAATGCGGAAAACTCATTTCTACAACTGCGTAACGTGGAAACAAAGCGTTATGAGAACTTTAAATGCGATTTGAACGCGCTCAG CATTGACTTGCCGCAAACTGGTGGACCGAAATGGTATAATTACTATCTGTGCGGTGTGAAGGGCATCTACGAGCAAATCCAACAGGAGAACAACAATGAACCGCTACGGCCCATCGGCATGAATATCGCGTTGAGTGGCAACATACCGCCCGCTTCCGGTTTGAGCAGCTCCAGCGCGCTGGTGAGTGCCGCTGTGTTGGCTACTGCCTACGTGCACCAGCTGCCCTTGGAACGCAAACAGTTGGCCGCCATATCGGCGCGTTGCGAACGCTACATTGGCACACAGGGTGGCGGCATGGATCAGGCCATCGCCTACCTGGCCAAAGCTGGTTGCGCACAATTCATTGAATTCCATCCCGAGCTGAATGCCACACCCATACAGCTACCGGCTGGTGTGTGCTTTATTGTGGCCAACAGTTTGGCGGCAAAGAACAAAGCGGCCTCGTCGGATTTCAATGAACGCGTAGTGGAATGCCGGCTGGCTGCGCGCATTATTGCCAAGCATATGCAGTTCAGCAACTGGCGTGGCATGCTACGCTTTGTGCAGTTGCAAGAGGCGCTGCACTGCACGCTCGGCGAACTGGAAAAACTAGTGTTGAAATGGCTGCCAAAGGATATTTACACGCGCGAAGAGCTGTGTACGCGCGAGTTGGAGGTCGGCGCTGAGGAATTCGAGAGGGAATTTCTCACAGTCAACACGCGGCACATGACACAATTCAAGCTGAAACAACGCGCCCTACATGTCATACAAG AGTCACTGCGTGTGGCGAAATTTCGCGAAATATGCGAGCGCCAACACACCAACAAACCGCATTACATCTGCAATGGCGTGAACGGAAAGTCAAATGGCAACGGCATTAATGATGCCACAAAGCACTTTACGCTGCTGTCACAATTGATGCGTCAATCACACCAAAGTCTTAAGGAGCTCTACGAGTGCTCGCACACCTATCTGGATCGTTTGATTGGCTTATCCGATGAGGCGGGTGTGGGCGCTAGGCTCACCGGTGCAGG TTGGGGTGGCTGCGTTGTCGCCTGCTGTGACTCTCTGGAATCGTCAAAGCAATACATAGAAATGCTTAAAGCCCAGTACTTTAAGCTGCTGCCACAGGAGTTACTCGAGCGGTATGGTGCTAATGATTTCGATGATGTGGTGTTCGCGACATTTCCGGGAAACGGCGCAGAAATCTTTAAACTCAATTGTGCGGCTTGTTAA